A window from Candidatus Krumholzibacteriota bacterium encodes these proteins:
- a CDS encoding prolyl oligopeptidase family serine peptidase, which produces MKKLTTLLSAVLLLAVSVSAADLPYLDQLPPLIERDVLFGDPEIAGAKISPDGEYISFLKPHKDVLNIWVKKFHQPFEEARPVTADTTRPVRSYFWTKDSKYILYIQDKGGNENFHIYAVDPAGQPASKMAVPQARDLTPVDSVTTRIYSLPEDKPNIIYIGLNERDQRYHDIYRLNIDTGKRELVRENKEKIAGWVFDQDDNLRLAVRQTDDGGSEIFRVDGKNLTSIYKCTNEEQASPVAFHENGEWFYMSTNKGEDINLSRLVLFNPETLEEKLVESDPEGQADFGGTIFSDKTDELIATYYVGDRLRIYWKDFKFKWAYKRLKHKLPDGDIYMGSSTKDERYWIVATTSDTDPGARYLYDMERGKVEFLYRGRPDLPVEYLASMEPVCYKSRDGLSIHGYLTTPKNVEAKDLALVVNPHGGPWARDHWGYNPYAQFLANRGYAVLQINFRGSTGYGKEFFNAGKEEWGDAMQNDITDGVNYLVDKGIVDPDKVAIFGGSYGGYATLAGLAFTPDLYAAGVDYVGVSNIITLLKTIPPYWETARAFFNEHVGNPDDPEDAERLRRQSPLFSAEKIKAPLLVVQGANDPRVKKAESDQIVVAMRDLGRDVEYIVAPDEGHGFAGEENRMAFTVAMEKFLSKHLGGRFQKSVAPEIIEKLDAITVPVDSVSMPETPKGYESAKSAALPEVEPETISAMDLKYKITASVAGNDIELSAERKIEKSKVDKTPVWLITTSQQSPMGKAMDKVTLRRDNLLPVSSEVNQGPAKIILNYTEESISGNINMRGNDIPVEIELEAPVFGPSSAVEIALTALPLAEGYKTTYRVFDIMSQKVKVYSLEVTGTEKVILPAGEFKAFKLISKPMDDEPGGGTYFITRGKERRCVLKSILRLPPQYGGGTATTELMEIK; this is translated from the coding sequence ATGAAGAAACTGACTACCCTGTTGTCAGCGGTGCTGCTTTTGGCAGTCTCGGTATCAGCGGCGGATCTGCCTTATCTTGATCAGCTTCCCCCTCTGATAGAAAGAGATGTGCTTTTCGGCGATCCCGAAATAGCAGGCGCGAAGATATCGCCCGACGGCGAATATATATCTTTTCTGAAACCTCATAAAGATGTTCTCAACATATGGGTTAAAAAATTTCACCAGCCGTTTGAAGAGGCAAGACCTGTTACGGCAGATACAACCCGCCCGGTTAGAAGTTATTTCTGGACTAAGGACAGCAAGTATATCCTCTATATCCAGGACAAGGGAGGAAATGAAAACTTTCATATCTACGCTGTTGACCCCGCCGGACAACCCGCTTCGAAAATGGCTGTGCCCCAAGCGCGGGATCTTACTCCCGTGGACAGCGTAACTACAAGAATATACTCTCTTCCTGAAGATAAACCGAATATAATATATATCGGTCTTAACGAACGCGACCAGCGCTACCACGATATCTACCGTCTGAATATAGACACCGGCAAACGTGAACTGGTAAGGGAAAATAAGGAGAAGATAGCCGGATGGGTATTCGATCAGGATGACAACCTCCGGCTCGCCGTAAGGCAAACAGATGACGGCGGCTCAGAAATCTTCCGTGTTGACGGCAAAAACCTGACTTCCATCTATAAATGCACGAACGAGGAGCAGGCCAGCCCGGTAGCTTTTCACGAGAACGGAGAATGGTTCTACATGTCGACAAACAAGGGAGAGGATATTAATCTTTCCCGGCTTGTCCTCTTTAATCCGGAAACACTCGAGGAAAAACTTGTTGAATCAGATCCCGAAGGTCAAGCTGACTTCGGCGGAACAATATTCTCAGACAAAACAGATGAACTCATTGCCACATACTATGTAGGAGACAGGCTCAGAATCTATTGGAAGGATTTCAAATTCAAATGGGCGTATAAAAGACTGAAGCACAAACTGCCGGACGGCGATATATACATGGGGTCGTCCACGAAAGACGAACGCTACTGGATTGTCGCTACGACAAGCGATACTGATCCCGGGGCCAGATATCTCTATGACATGGAAAGAGGAAAGGTGGAATTCCTCTACCGCGGAAGACCTGATCTCCCTGTTGAATATCTGGCGTCGATGGAGCCGGTATGCTATAAATCAAGAGACGGCCTGTCAATACACGGCTACCTGACAACCCCCAAGAATGTTGAAGCAAAAGACCTTGCCCTTGTCGTTAACCCGCACGGCGGGCCCTGGGCGCGAGACCACTGGGGCTACAATCCCTACGCTCAGTTCCTGGCTAACAGGGGATACGCGGTCCTTCAGATAAATTTCCGCGGTTCCACGGGTTACGGCAAAGAGTTCTTCAACGCCGGAAAAGAGGAATGGGGAGACGCCATGCAGAATGACATTACCGACGGCGTCAATTATCTTGTCGACAAAGGCATTGTCGATCCCGACAAGGTGGCCATCTTCGGCGGATCCTACGGCGGCTACGCCACTCTTGCGGGGCTCGCGTTTACCCCGGATCTTTACGCGGCCGGCGTCGACTACGTCGGAGTATCCAACATTATAACCCTCCTTAAGACAATCCCCCCATACTGGGAAACGGCTCGCGCGTTCTTCAACGAGCACGTCGGCAACCCGGATGATCCGGAAGACGCCGAAAGACTCCGCCGCCAGTCGCCCCTTTTCAGCGCTGAAAAGATCAAAGCTCCTCTTCTTGTCGTCCAGGGCGCGAACGACCCCAGAGTGAAAAAGGCCGAGTCGGATCAGATAGTAGTCGCGATGCGCGACCTTGGAAGAGATGTCGAATATATAGTCGCCCCCGACGAAGGACACGGCTTCGCGGGAGAAGAAAACCGTATGGCCTTCACCGTGGCTATGGAAAAATTCTTATCGAAGCACCTCGGAGGGCGCTTTCAGAAATCTGTAGCTCCGGAAATCATCGAAAAGCTAGACGCGATTACTGTTCCGGTTGACAGCGTGTCCATGCCGGAAACCCCCAAGGGGTATGAATCGGCAAAATCTGCCGCTCTGCCCGAGGTCGAACCTGAAACCATAAGCGCCATGGATCTGAAATACAAGATAACGGCTTCTGTGGCGGGTAATGATATTGAGCTGAGCGCCGAGAGAAAGATAGAAAAATCAAAAGTCGATAAAACGCCTGTCTGGCTCATAACAACAAGTCAGCAGAGCCCTATGGGCAAGGCAATGGATAAGGTCACCCTGAGACGCGACAACCTCCTTCCCGTAAGTTCAGAGGTAAATCAGGGGCCCGCCAAAATTATTTTAAACTATACCGAGGAATCTATTTCAGGAAACATTAATATGAGGGGAAACGACATCCCTGTCGAAATCGAATTGGAAGCTCCCGTATTCGGACCAAGCTCAGCGGTTGAAATAGCTCTGACAGCTCTTCCTCTCGCCGAAGGTTATAAGACAACCTACCGGGTTTTCGATATAATGAGCCAGAAGGTTAAGGTTTATTCTCTCGAAGTCACAGGAACTGAAAAGGTGATTCTTCCGGCAGGTGAATTTAAAGCCTTCAAACTCATATCCAAACCTATGGACGATGAGCCCGGAGGCGGCACATACTTTATCACCAGAGGAAAAGAACGACGCTGCGTCTTAAAGAGTATACTCCGGCTTCCGCCTCAATACGGCGGCGGAACGGCCACAACTGAGCTTATGGAAATCAAGTAG
- a CDS encoding PDZ domain-containing protein, which yields MSKRLVSFVVILVLMAAVPSIAEESSRLMRYPDIHGDMIVFTYGGDLWTVSSEGGLARHLTSHISGEGMAKFSPDGESIAFTGSYDGNSDVYTIPALGGTPKRLTYHPSGDLVVDWHPSGEKVLLRSSRVSKTNPGPRYNRLFTISSDGGYPETLPLFEGELTSYSPDGKKIAYNRMSREFRTWKRYRGGMAQDIWLYDLEKNKSEKLTKFEGTDAFPMWYEDRIYFVSDREHTMNIYCMDRASGQIRKITDHKEYDVKWPSLGDGAIVYENAGYIHVLDLETEKTKRISINVPAELTMKRPHYVNAAKMVRSFGISGEGKRAAFGARGDIFTVPAEKGEPRNLTATSGTRERCPAFSPDGKWVAYFSDKTGEYEIYIEKPDGTGKTERITNKLRNYPFDLLWSPDSEKLLLHDQSYKLYYVDIDKKELHEIAEDDWGDINDYSWSKDGKWVTYVKRGDNGYGSIYVYSIDKGKSYKLTGDFYNDYDPVFGSDGKYLFFLSDRMLNFRFGDKEFNYSFVFPSNLCAMTLKKDTPSLLAPESDEVEIKKEEDKGDDKEKEEEDKDKDKEDKEKSIEIDFEGIRNRIVGLPVGRGNFVGLTATDGKIFFVEVPDIVINAQSVRSMASVELKYYDIKEREVESVISGINGYELSSDGKKIIYSAMGTFGIIDASPGQSIIEGVLDTDLQMKVSPAREWKQIFDEAWRMERDFFYVENMHGVDWEDIKEKYEVMLPALTSRDDLNYVIGEMIGELCIGHAYVGGGDMPRGDKVGVGLLGVDYKIDHKSGRYRFEKIYPGRNWDEDYKAPLNQPGVDIEEGDYLLAVNGRELEYPDNPHRMLENLAGKQVVLKIADNPDGKDSEEYTVVPSSSDIALRYANWVKSNREKTLEASDGDIGYLHVPNTSTGGLQEFARGFYSQTNKKGLVIDVRYNSGGWIPTVFIERLGRKITSMWAQRYGKPGKFPGTAPEGHMACLINQYAGSGGDAFPYFFRQAGLGPLIGKRTWGGLVGMNRHVPLIDGGMVTVPTIGFYEMSGDWGIENVGVKPDIEVENRPDLVVDGRDPQLERAIEYLKEKIEEDKPELPEKPGAPDKS from the coding sequence ATGAGCAAGAGACTGGTATCTTTTGTCGTCATACTTGTTCTTATGGCGGCTGTTCCTTCGATAGCCGAAGAAAGCAGCCGCCTTATGCGGTATCCTGATATACACGGGGATATGATAGTGTTTACTTACGGAGGAGATTTATGGACTGTATCCTCGGAAGGCGGGCTCGCCAGACATTTGACTTCACATATTTCCGGTGAAGGAATGGCCAAATTTTCACCTGACGGGGAAAGCATAGCTTTTACAGGTTCGTATGACGGAAATTCTGATGTTTACACGATTCCCGCGTTGGGGGGAACGCCGAAAAGGCTCACATACCACCCTTCCGGGGATCTGGTTGTGGACTGGCATCCTTCAGGTGAGAAAGTCCTTCTGAGAAGTTCAAGGGTATCTAAAACCAATCCCGGACCTCGTTACAATCGTCTTTTTACCATCAGCTCAGATGGAGGTTATCCGGAAACGCTACCTCTGTTTGAGGGGGAGCTGACATCCTATTCGCCGGACGGCAAGAAGATTGCCTACAACAGAATGTCCAGAGAGTTCAGAACGTGGAAGCGGTACCGAGGCGGCATGGCTCAGGATATCTGGTTATATGATCTAGAAAAGAACAAATCTGAAAAGTTGACGAAATTCGAAGGTACTGATGCCTTCCCTATGTGGTATGAAGACAGGATTTATTTTGTCTCGGACAGGGAACATACAATGAATATTTATTGTATGGACCGCGCGTCGGGACAGATTCGAAAAATAACAGACCACAAAGAATATGACGTCAAATGGCCCAGTTTGGGTGACGGGGCCATTGTTTATGAAAACGCGGGTTATATTCACGTACTTGACCTCGAAACGGAAAAGACAAAGAGGATATCGATAAACGTTCCCGCTGAACTTACGATGAAGCGCCCCCATTATGTTAACGCGGCCAAGATGGTTCGGTCGTTTGGTATTTCGGGAGAGGGTAAAAGAGCCGCCTTTGGAGCCAGAGGCGATATCTTTACTGTCCCGGCTGAAAAAGGAGAACCGCGTAATTTAACGGCTACTTCAGGAACACGTGAGCGCTGCCCCGCCTTTTCGCCCGACGGCAAGTGGGTTGCCTACTTCTCGGATAAAACAGGAGAGTACGAAATCTATATAGAGAAGCCGGACGGAACGGGCAAAACAGAGAGGATAACCAACAAGCTGCGCAACTATCCCTTTGATCTTCTGTGGTCTCCTGACAGCGAAAAGCTTCTTCTCCATGACCAGAGTTACAAGCTCTATTATGTTGATATAGACAAAAAGGAGCTTCATGAGATAGCCGAGGACGACTGGGGAGACATAAATGATTATTCCTGGTCTAAAGACGGCAAGTGGGTTACTTATGTCAAGCGCGGTGATAACGGTTATGGATCGATATATGTGTATTCTATAGATAAAGGAAAATCATACAAGCTTACGGGCGATTTCTATAATGACTATGATCCGGTTTTCGGTTCTGACGGCAAATACCTCTTTTTTCTCTCTGACCGGATGCTTAATTTCAGGTTCGGCGATAAGGAGTTCAATTACAGCTTTGTATTTCCCTCCAACCTTTGCGCGATGACGCTGAAAAAAGATACACCTTCCCTGCTCGCTCCCGAAAGTGACGAGGTGGAGATTAAAAAGGAAGAGGATAAGGGAGATGACAAAGAGAAGGAAGAGGAAGACAAGGATAAAGACAAAGAAGATAAAGAGAAAAGCATCGAAATAGATTTCGAAGGTATCAGAAACAGGATAGTCGGATTACCTGTTGGAAGAGGTAATTTTGTCGGACTTACGGCGACAGACGGCAAAATCTTTTTCGTAGAGGTTCCGGATATAGTGATAAACGCCCAGAGCGTTAGAAGCATGGCAAGCGTTGAACTGAAATATTACGACATAAAAGAACGTGAAGTTGAGAGCGTAATAAGCGGAATTAACGGGTATGAACTTTCCTCTGACGGGAAGAAGATAATATACAGCGCGATGGGCACCTTTGGTATTATAGATGCTTCTCCGGGACAGTCAATCATCGAGGGAGTTCTGGATACCGATCTTCAAATGAAGGTTTCTCCCGCGCGTGAGTGGAAACAGATATTCGATGAAGCGTGGAGGATGGAAAGAGATTTCTTTTATGTTGAGAATATGCATGGCGTTGACTGGGAAGATATAAAAGAAAAATATGAAGTCATGCTTCCCGCCCTTACCAGCAGAGACGATCTTAACTACGTAATCGGGGAAATGATCGGAGAGCTGTGTATAGGACACGCTTATGTCGGCGGCGGTGATATGCCCAGAGGAGACAAAGTCGGAGTAGGCCTGCTTGGTGTCGATTATAAGATTGATCATAAATCCGGCCGTTATCGTTTTGAGAAGATCTATCCCGGGAGAAACTGGGATGAGGATTACAAAGCTCCTCTAAATCAGCCGGGTGTGGATATCGAAGAGGGTGACTACCTGCTCGCAGTTAACGGCAGGGAGCTGGAATATCCCGATAATCCTCACAGAATGCTGGAAAATCTTGCCGGAAAGCAGGTGGTGCTCAAGATAGCCGACAATCCGGACGGCAAAGATTCAGAAGAATACACCGTCGTTCCTTCCAGCAGCGATATAGCGTTGCGCTATGCCAACTGGGTTAAGAGCAACCGGGAGAAAACGCTTGAAGCGTCAGACGGAGATATTGGTTATCTGCATGTTCCGAACACAAGCACGGGGGGACTTCAGGAGTTCGCGCGGGGCTTTTACTCTCAGACCAACAAGAAAGGTTTGGTGATCGACGTTCGGTATAACAGCGGTGGATGGATTCCAACCGTTTTCATTGAAAGATTAGGAAGGAAGATTACAAGTATGTGGGCTCAGCGTTACGGGAAACCGGGCAAATTCCCGGGAACCGCCCCCGAGGGACACATGGCGTGTCTTATAAATCAATACGCGGGATCGGGAGGAGACGCTTTTCCGTACTTTTTCCGTCAGGCGGGGCTCGGTCCTCTTATCGGTAAAAGAACCTGGGGCGGACTCGTAGGGATGAACAGACATGTTCCGTTGATTGACGGAGGGATGGTTACTGTTCCCACAATAGGATTCTACGAGATGTCGGGTGACTGGGGAATTGAAAATGTCGGAGTAAAGCCGGATATAGAAGTAGAAAACAGGCCTGACCTTGTAGTTGACGGAAGGGATCCTCAGCTTGAAAGAGCTATTGAATATCTGAAGGAAAAGATCGAAGAGGATAAGCCCGAGCTTCCGGAAAAACCTGGCGCGCCCGATAAGAGCTGA
- a CDS encoding MFS transporter yields MRNNCRIISHFFVTYKKFCFNLKGAEMTEEMKKTLKDSTLMRWVILFMVSALMFATYWFQDFYSGLKPLMESQLGITSSQFATMISFTTIANLLGMIILGGIILDRWGIKLTTVVFGSVAALGGIISALGANDVISSDPGTRLVILTIGRLVFGIGLEITCVLITRTIVKWFKGYELALAMAINMGIGRLGSAIGTAISPEIGNGYVPAAVTLAATLIGVGFILMLIYLIFDMRIDKQLAARNKEAGIVEEEEPFRFDDLKKLFTNKSFLLIAGLCVAFYSAVFPFMQYAPDLLINEYGFSYKLEYNSNEELRQKISEGAEDSELYQNVLDKRQERIALQKKASTLFAELKISSTLSTAARARCWKSTLSPWLKS; encoded by the coding sequence ATGAGAAATAATTGTCGCATTATTTCTCATTTTTTCGTAACTTATAAAAAATTCTGCTTTAACCTGAAAGGAGCCGAGATGACGGAAGAGATGAAGAAAACCCTTAAAGATTCAACCCTTATGCGCTGGGTTATTCTGTTTATGGTGAGCGCGCTCATGTTCGCCACCTACTGGTTTCAGGATTTCTATTCAGGACTGAAACCGTTGATGGAGAGCCAGCTGGGTATTACATCGAGCCAGTTTGCCACCATGATCAGTTTTACTACCATCGCCAACCTGCTTGGTATGATTATACTCGGGGGCATTATTCTCGACCGCTGGGGAATCAAACTGACAACGGTAGTTTTCGGTTCGGTTGCAGCTCTTGGCGGCATTATCAGTGCGCTGGGCGCAAATGATGTCATTTCCAGCGATCCTGGTACCCGTCTTGTGATCTTGACCATCGGAAGGCTTGTCTTCGGCATCGGGCTTGAAATCACCTGTGTGCTCATTACCCGAACCATTGTCAAGTGGTTCAAGGGATATGAACTCGCTTTGGCCATGGCTATTAACATGGGTATCGGACGTCTCGGTTCCGCCATTGGAACGGCTATTTCACCGGAAATCGGCAACGGTTATGTGCCGGCGGCAGTGACACTTGCCGCAACCCTTATCGGTGTCGGATTCATCTTGATGCTCATCTACCTTATCTTTGACATGAGAATCGACAAACAGCTGGCTGCGCGCAACAAAGAAGCAGGTATTGTGGAAGAGGAAGAGCCGTTCCGTTTCGATGATCTGAAGAAGCTGTTTACCAACAAATCATTCCTGCTTATTGCCGGACTCTGTGTTGCCTTTTATTCGGCGGTCTTTCCCTTTATGCAGTACGCTCCCGACCTGCTGATAAACGAGTACGGATTCAGCTACAAGCTGGAGTATAACAGTAACGAAGAACTCAGACAAAAGATCAGTGAAGGCGCCGAAGACTCTGAGCTCTATCAGAATGTACTCGATAAACGGCAGGAAAGAATCGCTTTGCAGAAAAAAGCCTCCACGCTCTTTGCCGAACTGAAAATCAGCTCTACTCTGTCAACGGCAGCGAGGGCGCGATGCTGGAAGTCGACCCTGTCACCCTGGTTAAAAAGTTGA